The Bdellovibrio bacteriovorus W nucleotide sequence GATCTTTCGGTGAGATAAATTCTTGATTGTTTTCAGTTAGTTGTTACGCTTATACCAAGCAAGAGGTTGAAGTTTTGCTTGTAAGTTAGAAGAATGAGGAAATGAAAGCTATGGCTGGCCAGAATTTAGGAAAATCCACAGTGACTAAAGCTGATATCGTGGAGAACGTTTATCAGAAGATTGGCTTTTCAAAAAAAGAAGCTTCTGAACTTGTTGAGCTCTGCTTTGACACTTTAAAAACAGTTCTTCAAAACGGAGATAAAGTTAAGATCTCTGGTTTTGGAAACTTCGTTGTTCGCGGTAAAAACGAAAGAATCGGTCGCAACCCTCAAACAGGTGAGCAAATTAAAATTTCTGCTCGTCGTGTACTTACTTTTAGACCTTCTCAAGTTCTTAAAGCGATGTTGAACGGCGAAGAATATGCTCACTTAAAGGATGACGACGATGACGACGACGACTTCGATGACAATGAATAATCATCC carries:
- a CDS encoding integration host factor, alpha subunit (COG0776 Bacterial nucleoid DNA-binding protein), with translation MKAMAGQNLGKSTVTKADIVENVYQKIGFSKKEASELVELCFDTLKTVLQNGDKVKISGFGNFVVRGKNERIGRNPQTGEQIKISARRVLTFRPSQVLKAMLNGEEYAHLKDDDDDDDDFDDNE